Within Acidimicrobiales bacterium, the genomic segment GCGGATCACCTCTTCTGCGAAGTCGTGAACCCACTTCTGCAGCGTCAGCTGGTCTTCGTTGAGCTGGAAGGACGGTCCGGTGTCACCCATCAAACACTCTCCAGGTCCTCGGGGGATGTTACCGATCGGTAAGACAAGGCTAGACGACCGGGCGGTCGGACCAAAATCGACCGGGACGGCTGCGACCTGATTGCGCCCGCACGCCCACGACTCGCCTCACCACTCCCCTCACGACTCCCCGACAGGCGGGGTCGGCTCGAGAGTCCTGGCGACCGGCGCTCAGCTCGAAGACCCGGACCGGGAGCTCGACGCGCGCCTCACCTTCGTCCCTGCGGGGGAGTCTTCCACGAGCCACCCTCGCTCGCGCAGAGACTCCCTGATGCGGTCGGCTGCAGCCCAGTCCTTGGCCCGCCTCGCGGCGTCTCGGGCGCGTACCAGTTCCTCGATCTCTGGTGGTGGCCGCTCTTCGCCGTCACCCAGGGACAGTCCCAAGGTCTCGCATATCGAACGAACCGTCGCGACGAGGTGTGCGGCCCGATCCGAGTCCCCAGAATCCAGCGCGGCGTTCGCCTCCCGAACCGTCTGGAAGAGCAGCGCCGTGGCCCTCGGGGTGTCCAAGTCGTCGTCCATCGCTTGCGCGAAACGGTCGAGGAGGCCCGCGTCGGCCTCGGCGGCAGGGAGGTCGCTGCCCCTCCTGGCCAGTGCGTCGAGTCGCTGGAGTGCACCCTCCGCGTCGCGGACCGTCTCCTGATCCACCTCCATCGGACTCCGGTAGTGAGACCGGAGCACGAGCATCCGGAGAGCCCGTGGGTCGGCGCGCCGCAACAAGTCCGTCAGGTCCACGAAGTTCCCGAGGGACTTCGACATCTTTTCGCCTTCTACCTCGACGAACCCGTTGTGAACCCAGTGCCGGGCGAAGCGACATCCGACAGCTGTGGCTTGGGCTCGTTCGTTCTCGTGATGAGGAAAGGCGAGATCCCGCCCGCCTCCGTGAAGTTCGAACTCCTCTCCGAGCAAGTCCATCGACATGACCACACATTCGGTGTGCCAGCCCGGTCGACCCTCTCCCCAAGGCGACGGCCACTTCGGCTCTCCGGGCTTCGCGAACTTCCAGAGAGCGAAGTCGAGGGGTGAACGCTTCTCTTCGTCCACCTCGACGCGAGCCCCGGCGAGAAGGTGGTCGGTGGACTGACCGGCCAGCAGTCCGTAGTCCTCGAGTCGACTCACGTCGAAATAAAGCCCCGTCGACGTCGTGTACGCGAAGCCGCGCTCTTCGAGGCGGGCGGCTAACTCCACCATGTGGGTGACGTACGCGGAGGCGTGCGGATCATGGTCGGGTCTCTGCACGCCGAGGGTGTCCATGACCTCCCACCAGACTTCCTCCCAGCGGGCCGCGAACTCCTCGGGAGAGGTTCCTTCGACAGCAGCAGCCGCGATGATCTTGTCGTCGACGTCGGTGATGTTCGACACGTACCTCACCCTGAACCCCCGCCAGGCGAGATATCGTCTCAGGACGTCGAAGACGAGGGCGAATCTGCCGTGACCGAGGTGGGGTGGGCCGTAGACGGTGGGTCCGCACACGTACATCCGGATCTCTCCGTCCGGTCGCGCCACGAGGTCCCGTACCTGTCTCGTAGCCGTGTCGTACAGCTTCATCAGGTGGCGACGCTACCTTGTCGCCGCTCACCGGCGACGAGTCGTCTCGCACCGCCGCCGAGGGCCGGCCTGTGAGTAGCGTTTTGCGCCGATGGACACGACTCCCTCAGGTGAAGACCAGACCAGACCGCTACCTCCCAGCGAGCGGAGGGTCCCAGACAAACCGTCCCTCGATGGACTGGAGGCTCGTTGGGATTCCCGCTGGGAGGAGTGGGGGACATACAGGTTCGACCGCAGCAAGCCGCGCGAACAGGTCTTCTCGATCGACACGCCACCGCCGACGGTGTCCGGTTCCCTGCACGTCGGACACGTGTTCTCCTACACGCACACAGACACCGTCGCCCGCTTCCAGAGAATGCGCGGCCGCGAGGTCTTCTACCCGATGGGATGGGACGACAACGGTCTTCCGACCGAACGCCGCGTGCAGAACTACTACGGCGTCCTCTGCGACCCCTCCCTCCCCTACGACCCGGACTTCACGCCACCAGAGCGCCCCTTCGATCCCCCCCGACACATCTCTCGTCGCAACTTCGTCGAACTGTGCGCCCTCCTCACGGCTGAGGACGAGAAGGCATTCGAGCACCTGTGGCGCATGTTGGGGTTGTCTGTCGACTGGACGCAGACGTACGCGACGATCGACGAACACTGCAGTCGCGTCTCCCAGCGAGCCTTCCTCCGCAACCTTCGCCGGGGAGAGGCCTATCAGGCAGAGGCACCGGTCCTCTGGGACGTGGACTTCCGCACGGCGGTGGCCCAAGCCGAACTCGAAGATCGCGAGGTGCCCGGCGCCTATCACAGGATCCTCTTTACCCTCGCCGAATCCGGCGAACCCATCCCCGTCGACACGACCCGCCCGGAACTGATTCCCGCCTGTGTCGCGCTGGTGGCCCACCCGGACGACGAGCGGTACCGCCACCTGTTCTCCAAGACCGCCCTGACTCCCCTGTTCGGAGTGGAGGTCCCCATACACGCCCATCCTCTCGCGGACCCCGAAAAAGG encodes:
- the cysS gene encoding cysteine--tRNA ligase, with the protein product MKLYDTATRQVRDLVARPDGEIRMYVCGPTVYGPPHLGHGRFALVFDVLRRYLAWRGFRVRYVSNITDVDDKIIAAAAVEGTSPEEFAARWEEVWWEVMDTLGVQRPDHDPHASAYVTHMVELAARLEERGFAYTTSTGLYFDVSRLEDYGLLAGQSTDHLLAGARVEVDEEKRSPLDFALWKFAKPGEPKWPSPWGEGRPGWHTECVVMSMDLLGEEFELHGGGRDLAFPHHENERAQATAVGCRFARHWVHNGFVEVEGEKMSKSLGNFVDLTDLLRRADPRALRMLVLRSHYRSPMEVDQETVRDAEGALQRLDALARRGSDLPAAEADAGLLDRFAQAMDDDLDTPRATALLFQTVREANAALDSGDSDRAAHLVATVRSICETLGLSLGDGEERPPPEIEELVRARDAARRAKDWAAADRIRESLRERGWLVEDSPAGTKVRRASSSRSGSSS